The following nucleotide sequence is from Juglans microcarpa x Juglans regia isolate MS1-56 chromosome 6D, Jm3101_v1.0, whole genome shotgun sequence.
TACGTTAGAATACCTTCCTAACCCAAGAGTCATAAACTGTGGACTTAAAGACATTGATCTTGAACTTGCGTTCTCACTTTCCACCATATTGCTCTCTCCCcactttatttttcaattctatttGTTGGCCGTATGCAATTTTATGTGGGTAACTTCATCTGCAAACATACAGCTGACCTACAGATCAAACATAATGAGGTCATGGAGGCCGGGGCAAGAGTTTATATACCTGTATCGGTTGctgagacgaggatttctaagAGATTTGACACTATACCAAGTGGGACACTATATCCAAATGCGGACGAGATACAGTACTTGCAAAGGCTTGTCAAGTACAAGGCACGTTTACATTTAGCTCCTATCTTGTCTCCTTTCATGTTATTTGAGTTGATTCACGGATAGTCCTGTTGTTTGCCTTTTGAATCCCTGATACCACTGATTATATATAGATGCGTATGGGTTTGTTTGTGGGTTTATCTCCTATGCTTATAATCTTGACTCTTTTCAACCTTGGTGAGATATGATGTTCCATCTCACTCTACATTTTCTCTGATTTCTTCTTTGAAATTCTGTATGGTTACATCGTTTGGTTGGTTCTGTATTGTTTGTGCAGTTGTGCTCATATTGATATATGTTATTCGGTGGTTGGAATTTCAGGACTATGCTATAATTGTGCTAAACAAGCCCCCGAAACTTCCAGTTAAGGTTTGTATCCTGCACTCCTATTCTTTGTGGTGCTAGATTGTTGTTTAAGCATATTTTGTTGCCACTTGATcttatatgtaattattttctcAGGGGAATCTGCCAGTTCATAACAGCATGGATGCATTGGCAGCTGCTGCTTTGTCTTATGACTATGATGAGGGTCCAAAGTTGGTAAGCTTTTAGTTTGTTATGATTTCTTtgcttatcaaaaaattattactgtgtaagaaagttgtaaataaaatttgaaaaaaagactttgcatttattttattagtagtGTTGCTGCTTTTCTGTTGGTTAATGATGGTCCATATGCAATTGCTTCAGTTGGTAAGGAAGTTAGTTGAATAGGGTAGTGACTAGTTGAGGAAGAAGATATGTGCTATATTTGGTGTTTAGGAACAAAAGAATGTTCCATGTTTCAATTTTGTGGTTGAATTCTTTTCATACACACATATTTTGAGGGGCGAATCTGATATGTTAAAGGTGCTACTGGCcccatttagatatttttaatacttttagaATGTCTGAAATAAATGTCCAATTCCGAAAATCTCCGGTTCTGATAACTTTCTTGTATTCGCGTTTTTAAAAGCACAAGGTTCTTAATGAAAATCGTGTCACCTTTGATATTAATTGGGAGTCATTTTATAAAGATCAAATGTTTTACCGGTCAAAAAAACATGATTATTAGATATGCTTTACTAAGCTGCAAATAAATAAGactatttgttttattaaataagttgTTTGTGAATAGAAAATTATGATCGATTATTTAAACGATACAACTTGTATAACTTtgtatttattgtttttatggtaaaagaatataaatttacaaagaggAATTATGAGTTTAatcatgaataaataaaaattaagatatttgcAAAAACTCAAAGTTGGCTTGTCATACTTTATGGATAAAGTTATAGAATAATATAAGTAATCTatttagtcaaaattaaaatagcTCGTGAACAAGCTCATAGTTGTCtgataaataaatgaattattcgtaaacataaaatataacttGGCCATAAGCTCAAGCTCAACTCATGTTTAATCACCCACTACTCATTCGAACTCGAGTCCTCTATGCAGTATTactgtttttttaattaataatcatgcCATTTAAAGCAGGATATTAAATCTTTTTCAGGGCATTTCAAAAGTTTTGctgtgacttataaaaaaaaaaaaaaggttttgctGTGATAATACTTTCTCTGTTTGCTTCTAGAGTCTTTCTGGCTTGCTGCTTACGATTCCACTACCAATTCAAATAGTTATGTTTCAAATCGTTAGTTCTCTTTAGCAGCTTTTCTGTTTGCTGATTCCATAGAGCTATTTTGTTAGGTTCATCGTCTTGACCGAGAGCAGAGTGGCCTTCTCTTGATGGGGAGAACAAAAGAAAGTGTAGATCATCTTCAGTGGCTATTCAGTGACGTTAATAAAGCAAATTCCTCCTGTAAGGTACTAAGACCCAAGCTACAGATTGTATACGTACAGTAGGGGTGGTGAATGTGACTTCTAGCATACGATGGGGATAAATAGCTTAATGCTTATAGTTTTTTAGTCTTAAGACTAATACGCTTATACCTAATCTTAGGCTTGGAATGATGCATGTGAAGCAACATATCAAAGGTACTGGGCTTTGGTCATAGGCTCACCCAGGGAAAAGGAAGGCTTAATTTGTGCTCCTCTTACAAAGGTCTCTGTCTGTGTCAACAATTATACTTCCAGAAATGGATTCATCTAAAACATGTAACAACTTGAATGTATTTCTATTGCTATCAATTGCAGGTGCTTCTTAATGATGGGAAGACTGAGAGGGTCATCTTGGCTCATCAATCAGGTTTGGAAGCTTGTCAAGAGGCCATAACTGAATACCGTGTTCTTGGTCCAGTGATAAATGGGTGCTCATGGATTGAACTACGTCCACTTACTAGCCGAAAGCATCAGGTACCTTGTCACATTCTATCTTGGTCTCTCTCACGTACACATAGGGCAGTGCCCTTACTTCTTaagtaaatatttaaagtcaaaGGCCAAATCTTAGTCTTAATTTCTTTAAGGTGTAACATCCTATTGGCcatgtatattaattaaatttacacAACGGGGAAAacatacttttcattttttacccTTCAACTAATAGGCATTTTACACTTTTCACCCTAGACTACCAAAGCATACTCTGCAAAACTTACCCTTTGCACCATTCAATTAGCAAATAACGATAAATATTAAATAGCACCCCCTCCAATTCTAACCGTTAGGATGAATGAAAACTgggtaaaaactaaaaataggtGATGTGGCATAATCATGATAGTTGAATCTTAACCATGtgcattttaactttttagtgGTTTGTGTTTGAtggatgaaaaataagtgaaaatagGGGATGTGACAGTCTTGACTGCTGAATCTTAACAGTGCGCATTGTAGCTTTTTGCTAGTTGAAGGGATCAATGTCTCAATTTTGGTAGTGTACAGTGAAGCGTACATCACCCATTAGTTGGAGGGTGGAATACACTTTTCACCCTCTACATGTTATGCTCATGAGAGTAAGGGTCTATAATCATCAGAGAACCGAGACTAAAAAGTTTTTACATGTATATTTGTGCCAATTGTTTATGTAAtattactaaatttttttatcgaTGTTTTCCTAGAGGGTTTCAACATCAAAGATGTAGCATACGGTATACCTGATAACTTAATTTTTCTATGGTCATAGAAGTTGAACTTGCATcacttacaattattttttcccTTGAAGTTGATTTCAATTATTCATATAGACTGGTAAAAAGACGTTCAAGTGTGAGGCAACCTAGGGTGTTTAAAATTCCAGTTGTTCAAAATAAGTTTTGGAGTTGATTTACGATAAAGCATTTAGAGATTCATGGGTGTTTTTCAACCTTGCATAATTAACCATTATCCAACCACTCGCTCTCACCTACTCTATGGAACAAccccctcccccttcctttTCTCTTTACGTGATGCTATGTGATCAGTGAGGCCAGCATCTGCTAATGGAGCTCTTGACTTCTGTATCCGGAGGATCTAATTTCAATCATCTTATTACAGCTCCGTGTCCATTGTGCTGAAGCTCTTGGCACTCCAATTGTTGGTGATTATAAGTATGGTTGGTTTGTTCACAAGAGATGGAAGCAAATGCCTCGGGCTGATATTGAGCCAACAACTGGGAAATCTTACAAGTTGCGAAGGCCAGAAGGGCTGGATGTTCAGAAGGGAAGTGTTTTGTCTAAAGTCCCTTTGTTACATCTGCACTGTAGAGAGCTTGTACTTCCCAACATCGCAAAGTTCCTTCCGGTATTGAATCAAAAGTCAGAGAACCTGCATCCTGCACTTAGCTCGAGGCCAGATCTCCTTCGGTTTGTGGCATCAATGCCATCCCACATGAAAATTAGTTGGAATCTTATGTCCTCCTATCTGGTATAAGGAGGCATGAAAGTTTTTGTTCTGTAGAGCAATGTATCTTACTATAGATCGATTTTGGGGGTGAACTCCAACTGTTTCTGtaattttaagttgatattatgATTCTGAAGCTTTGTGAATTAGATTTCAATAGTAGTTTCATGCCCGTAACATGAGTAGTTTCTCCTTATCCTCATGAATGGTTTCGTTTTTCAACGAGTTTGCCGAGCCAGTGTCAGTAGTTATCCCTAGATACATGCTCCAATCTAGATGAAATGTGTTGTAATCTACTCATAACTGAATTTCGGGGGATTACTGGAACAAGATTTACGAGGCCTACATTTTGCTCTTCTCTTTTCTCATGTCTAGTAACCGGTTGACCGATGCCCGATAACGCAGCACCATAAACAGTGCACTGGCCTAAAAAATGAAGAGCACGGGACAGGAGAAATCCATTGTCCAATGAGCCGGTTTGGATtgaaagatgagttgagatcactaCTATTaagatcatctcaactcatctcactactattcattactattgacaaatttcaactcacaaatacACTAAAGTGCGAAGTAGGTGGTAAATATGGAAATCTCAATAAAGAATAAAGCCGATTCAAAATTTACATCATAATAGCTTAATCCTCGAATAGGTGCTGCCTGAAATTCCTGGAACAGTCTTTATCTGTGTGCAATAACCCAATACAGACCTTCTGATTCCACCATCCTCCATTTCCACAATCTTGCATagatgaaattattttcctGGCATGTTCATAATGGTTGATGTTTGGCATCGTTCAGGTAATATGTAAGGCGAATGGTGACTGCTCTTCGATTGATCCAAGCAAAAATTATCTTTTGGAGTGGAGACATCCAATGGATACAGCAATGCAGACAAGCCACGAGGAGGATACTTGAGGAAAATAGCCTACCATGTGTTTAAATCTGCTCGGCAGGTTGGGAAAGCAGTCTTTCTGCCTCGTCGTTTGCTTCAGCTTGTAGTCTCCATCTCTGTAAAGAAAACCAAATATCAATAagaccaaaaaacaaaaaaaaaaaaaaaaaaaacacgaagGCATGCAGGTTACAACAGTGGAGGACTTctctacataatttttttttttttgataagtaaaacttCCAGCTCtacataaattttacaaaaacaatttCAATTAGCCTTGAcaattggtaaaaaaaaaaaatgtatttccAAGTGGAAAGAACATACCTCTTCAAGATTTTCTAGCTCCATTATTTGTTGTATCTGTTCTGCAATACTTTCCTATAAATAAGAATGATGGAGTTGGATTAGATTACAGTTTTCAGATCAAGTTATAGAAGTAGATAATCAGGTTTTGCGCACCGCATTGCTTGCTGCTTCAGCAGCAAGTACATCAGAGTCCAATTCTACTTCGATTTCAATCATAGAAGAAATCTGTAAAATGGATGGCATCATCACACATCAATTTATACTTTGGAAAACAAACTTTAATGAGATAATTAGTTGGGAGACTGGGGGTGGGGTTATGGTTTTTGTCATATAGGAACATACTCTTGCGAAGCTATCAATTAGTTCAATCAGTCCCGTAAGGGAGTTTTCCAAGCCTTCTCGCACTCTTTTGACTCTACTTTTTCGAGCGCTAAAATATAACCAAAAATAGTTCAGAGACCACACTTCAAATAACAGAGATCTCCAAACCTATATACCACACTAACATTCAAatcaaattcaagaaataatgaatcaaacaaatagattaaaattatgcaaataaaaataatgttaggaGGGTTTCACCGATAAGAAGGTTCTCCCACGGCAGAGATTTTGTTCTCCAGTTGGCACATCCGAGCCAACATCCAAACCTACACAGAAAACAAATGAATCTCTCAAATGGAACTTCAAGCTACTTCGGTGTAAAAGGATTTTAACCTTGCAGGATTCTCAATGAACCGAATTCAGAAGATTCCAAGAGGATGATAACAactatttttggtattttcttCAACTATGAGTTGTTGGACATTTTCAGTATATTTTAAGATCTATTACTAgtttgaatgatttttcaagCTCATAAGCTCTACCCAATCGCACCACCATCTTCAGATGGTGTTACATGAGACGCTGCATAAGTAACATGTGAATAACGTTAAACTTTTGAGCACATATGTATGGAACAATTCAGTGCAGCTAAATTTTTTgtagagattttaattttacaaatatatttaaagcataAGAGTGGATGGACTTCATGTACATAATCTTGATATGCTTGCTAGTCTATTTGGTCAAGATTTAAGACTaatgcctcatttgttttcgcaaatgagatgagatgagttgagattaaagttaaaagttgaataaaatattgttagaatatatttttttaatattatttttgttttgggatttgaaaaagttgaattgtttattttattttgtgtgacaatttggaaaaattgtaatgattagatgagatgagatgagttgagttgagttgagaggagttatgaaaacaaacgaggcctaaactCATGAGCACTGTTTCACAATATAATTGCTTAACAGGAGGCATGTCCATTAACCGGAGACATCCTTCATTTTTGAAAACccagccattttttttttaatgtcaaaCATGATTATTGAAtacaaattggaattgaaatgCATTTATTACAAGGCTTGCCAGGTGAGAAATTTGAGTAGGTTGGCAAGTATTCTGGATTGTTAGGTTTCTTCTTTGCCGATTAGTTACCTTGGGCTTCCCTTGGGGCTACGTTCAAGGCCAGTACAGTTTGGGATGGGGCGTTGGAGAAGGTAGAGAGAAGGTTGGCAGGTTGGAAGATgttgtatttgtcaaaagggggaAAATCACCCTTATTAAAAGTACATTGTCTAACCTTCCTACTTATTTTCTGTCTTTATTTCCCATTCCGATTGGTGTGGCAAACCAGTTGGAGAAGTTATTTCGAGAATTTTTGTGGGGAGGTATAGGGGAGGAAGCTAAGTTTCATTTGGGTAGTTGGGGTAGGATTTGTACTCCTTTGTTATGCGGTGGGTTGGGGTTTCAAAAGttgagtatttttaataaagcattactaggaaagtggttgtggaggtatcatcAGGAGTGTGATTCTTTGTGGAGAGCTGTGATTGATTCTAAATGCGGGAGTGCATGGGgaaaaagaggggggggggggggggtgggtgggTTTCTAAGGTGGCAAGAGGTACTTATGGTGTCGGGGTGTGGAAAAATATGAGGTTGGGATGCTTTTGTTAAACatgttatttttgtggttggGGACGGTTCTAGAATTCGTTTTTGGCATGATCCATGGTAGTGGTAGTAGGGCTCTTTGTGCTGTTTTTccagatttttttcatatttctcaGAATCCGGATGCTTCTATGGCCGACTTTTTGGATTGTTCTAGTGGCTCTTCTCATTGGAATGTTCTATTCTGTAGAGCTGTGAATGCTAGGGAAATGGGGGCTGTTTCTGAATTGTTTGGTTTATTGTATGCTACTCAGCTCGGGAGGGATTTGAGGGATAAGATGGTCTGGATGCCTACTGATAACAAGAAGTTTCAGTTCGTTCTTGGTATAAGACACTGTCTAGGCCGAATGGGGTTCactcttttccttggaagagtatttggaagagtAAGGTGCCTTAAAAGGTTGCGTTCTTTGGCTGGTCTGCTTCTTTAGGGAAGATTTTGACTTTGGATAATCTCAGGAAGCGTGGATTAATTGTTTTGGATTGGTGTTTCTTATCAAGAAACCTGGTGAATCAGTGGATCATCTATTATTACATTGTGATGTGACCAGGTTGTTATGGTATTAAGTGTTCAATAGGTGTGgtttgcttgggtgatgcctaggagggtggtggaccTTTTTGCTTGCTGGAGAGGTATAAAGGGTAATGTGCAGATTGCTGCTGTTTGGAATATGATTCCTTTATGCCTTGTGTGGTGTATTGGGATTGAGAGGAATGGTTGATGCTTTGAAGATATCGAATGCTCAGTGGATGAACttagatgttttttctttaattccttATTTCAGTGGGCCTTGGCTATTGTATTTAATGGAACTTAGTGtcaatgattttcttgtttctttttctagctCCTGACTTGTAATAGGTTCAGTTTTTGTATACTTGTGTACTTGGCTTTGCTTTGTTACTTccctcaataaaatttttattcataaaaaaaaggcTTGCCAGGGCGTACATGCAGATcatattgagataaaagttgcaATGACAACAACTAGCATGGAATCATACCTCTTTTTCAGCTGCTTCTCTTAGGCCCTTGATGCGAGTCTGGAGCACATCATATTGGGATAGAAGTTGCTGCTTGATAGCAATTGCATCCACAGATCTTTGAGGAAGCTGACATCAATGAAGAATGGgtagatgaatttttttaatacattccATTAGGAAAATCTCAGGTggacaaaaataaagagaaaaaagcaAATCAGAAagggaaatgaaaaaaaaaaaaaaaaaaaacaagggtaAATGAAACCATTTTAAAGGTTGTCTACATACTGATACCCCAGTTTACCGTCTGAAAAAGTGTTGctagcttgattttaaatatgcaatAAACTGGTTGGTGCTATGCTCCATAAGTTTCAACAGAAATGAAATCTGAGAGAGATGAGTATATTTGAAGGAATCCGCTACCCATGATTTGGGAAGGTTTAATGCTATATTTAAACTTATTTGCACAATATGATATGTAAGAGGTACACATGTACAGATTACAACTAAAAAGAATCATCTTTAGTCAAATTAAAGAATACTGAATTTCTATCACAAATATTGATGTTCTTTCACGACAAACATACAAGTAATATGGAGCAGTGTACTCCCATTTCTTTATCCACTTGTTTCAAATGCCAGATACAGgaaaaggggaaagaaaagCAGATACATATGAAACTAGAGATTATTAATGCCCTAAAGAGAATGAAAGAGCCAAATGGTGGCTTTCATAGAAACTCGAAATCTCAAGAAAGACGAGAATCTGAGAGGGAAATGTGATAtttgacaaaataaaacaaGCTTACTTGATTCAACTGGGGGAAAACAAAAGCATTTAAAGTAGCTCCTACAGCAAGTGATGCAACTGCAGCAGTCGAAAGGAACTGGGGCAAGCTGGGGTCAATAATCCCAGAGGCAGCATCACCAGTGGCCAAGACAGCAAGAAGAGGAAAGAGGATGGATGGGTTAAGTAATGATGAGCTTCCTTCTTTTAGTGGAGCTCTTAACAATGGTGAGTCCCGGCCATCTTTGTGGTTGGTCAGATACAGAGGCTCCCCAGGGTAGAAATTGGGAGCTTTTGGACTGAATTTGAAGGGACCTACCTCCCTATAAAGATTGGATGGAGCTGCTACAGCAATGGTAACCCTTTCTCCTTGTTGTGCTGGGAGATCAACAGTTTCTGTGGCAAATCTGTGCGTTCGTGCCATGCCTGAAGGAGTCTCTACCTGAGATTTGGAAGGGTAAAGTATTATCAAATGAGGTGTGGAGGGAAGAACAAGGCAAGTGCAGCTAAGGTTGTCATTGATGGGTATGATATTTTTTCAGATGTACTAGAGGGAGAAGCTCAAATGTTGTCGGCATATTGCACTGACAGTCTCTTGCATATTCGGTGATTGGCAATAAGTTCATGTACCAAAGAATTTCTGTTTTGGTTTAGCTTCTTGCAACTTGCaacttgcaaataaaaaataggtaagcAATGGGTCAGGCTTGCATGGGTATAATGACTAAAAGCAACACAATACACATGActactgatttgaaaattggAAAGAATATCCAGTTAAACATTCTAAATTGAGAATCTATACCACGATAGAATGAACAGCAGAAGGACTACTTTGCTTCATTATTTGCAGTAATCTTAGCCCTCTTTTCCATGCTGGAACATCCACGCTGCGTTCGGCAGGAGGATATCCTTAGAAGCAGTGAAATATCCCAGGATTAACATCATGCACAACTATATTCTGTGATCCACATAGAATTAAAATGTGCCAACATATCTAATGCTTATAATATTCCAAGAAATCATCTCATTTACAAGTGAATATGGCACCATATTCActttgaattgaaaataatgaTTTATTGCCATCACAAATAAATGGAATCCAAATAAATTCCTGGCTATTGCCAGTGCTAACCTATGGAATACAAAATCCATTGTGTAAATTGAGTGATAGAATGGAAGcaatataaacaaaaacaacagcAGCACTAGAATTATGGAAACAAATTGAtaaactttataataaataaacaaaccagATGGAACCAACCTGATTTCTTCTGACTcaatactaactatatcaccaGAAATAAGTTCGTACTGGTAGCGGCACTTTGCACAAGATACAATCTGCATAGAAGTACAGTGTGTACCTTAAACAAGTGTCATTCAGTTATCAACTCTTAGCATTATAGGTGCACAGCATGTGTGGCATGagtagaattattttctatcaactATTCAATCCTGGGTATTCCCCCATCAAGTGAGAACCAGATCATTATTGAAGCTTTTCTGTCTATTACCTGAATACCATGTTGGGGTTGTGCAACAGCAACAGCTATCGTACAACTTGGACATCTCACAACCTTTCCAAAAGGGACCTGaaaaggatcaattgcagacaCGTCAAGTCAATGACATTACAGTCGGGGCTACTCCCATTTCCAGGCTACAAACAGCGGAAGGCCATTTTTTTAGTTGAGTTAATAACAAGGATATTTCCAGTAGAATGCTAAATGCACTAGAGAGATGGGAGCAGCCAGCAACTATGAGTTAGgtaagagaaaaggaaaaaagaaaaattggctTCATACCTCCTCGCCAGGTGATACTCCCACTTGGCAAATATCTTCAATTATCCTAAGAGCATCCGAAACCCTCAATGACACTGCAAGACCCTGAACTAATGATGTGTAAACATGCACATCTGGTCTGGTCCACCTCCATCTCTCAACAAAAGGGGTGGTTTCATCAGTACCTGCCCGTGTATACTTATCaacaatgtaaaaaaatataaatcatacAATAAGAGATACCATATGAAAATGCTGCAAACCCGAACGTGACATTTTGTACCGCAAATTCTTATAACAACCCGAATGCAACAAATATATTCTATAATCCAGCAATATCATTTAGACGGGCTCCAAGTCAGATAATAAAGCAAGATGTGACTCCCAATTACCTTGGGACACAGATAATGTATCATGTTctatttgttagaatattaattgaGCGATTAATTCACTCTTAAGCTTTTACAAAACTGGTTATCATGTATTGGAGCAAGTGACCCCTTTGATCTTACTCAATTCTACCTCCCATTTAAATTCACATTTTACATAAGGTTAGGCTTTTAGAAAAACTGGTAATATCACTACAAAATCATGGCCAGAGCATCAGATATATATCATCAGCAGCAAAACAATACAGCCCTAaagatccggaatcaatcaaaAACTTATTGTAAATTGAACAATCTAAGTAACAGCCGAAGCTTtcattaaagaataaaaagtatatatttaacACAAGTTGTACAACATAAACCTCGTACGTACCATTATCGAAACTCGCACGCATGGCATAGAAAACGGATAAAGCCAACTCCGCATTGTTACGCTCAAGCGCGGCCGATACAATCAAGCGACAATCGTTAACTTCCACAACACCTCCACTCCTCCCAGACTTGTCAGCAATAATCTCCAATGCTTCAGTGGCATCCTTAGCACCTGAGACCTTAGCAAGCAAGTCCCCGTCCAGCAGCTGCGAAACGAACGAGTCCACAGACACCCCACTTTCGCTCTCACTCAGGGAGGCTCTAGTCTTGAGGGCCTTAGAGAAGCTAGCAAAAGTTAAGGAATTGGTGGGGCATAGTAAGAGAGGAAAGATAGAAGTGCTGTTGTTGTTGGGAAAGGTTTCAGAGACTTTGGGGAGGGAAGGAGAGGggtgggagaagagagaaagccAAGGGGAGCCCAAGTTGAGTGTCATTTTGGTGGTATTTGAGGTTGGAACGAAAGAGAAGCTGAAAAGTGGCAGTTTTGATGCCTTTAGTAATATAGGTGTGTTGGCAGTTTTTGAGGATAAAGATTAGGAACGAGAGGCCGAGGACAAGTGGAGATATGGGGTGTCCGTCAGGTATGAAGGTTTGTTTGCGTGCAAGGTGgtgttttgtgaaaaaatggaGGTGCGGGGAATCGAACCCCGTGCCTCTCGCATGCGAAGCGAGCGCTCTACCATATGAGCTACacccccgttcatgatagtctgtctttttaatcatttaaaattaatcaacTGAATAGAACAATCTCAAATTTTAACTCAGATATAAAACCAAGACCATCGAGGTTTATTGTATTTGTTGTAAGATTCAGCtaaattcaatctaattttaaactgaatcttATATCCAaatacctaactctcaaattattaaatttatttcaactcaaaacctctttatacgtaaaatccacaattttttttaacttaacatatCTTTATACATAggatccacaatctttttcaactttccatagaaagtactaaatttatcttaacatttaaacaaaCTTTAAACTCGATTTGGATAAATCCCACATAATTTTCTCTATTActtaattcactactattcataaaaaattaaacttaactcaatatccaaacgcaacctaaaagACTGAGAGAGTTCCCAAGTCACCTTTACAAGGCAAACTCTCCAGAAGTGCAGCATCCTTAGAAGCATAATTTCCTTTGAACATGGTTCCTTCTTTCATCGTGCAGTTTCTAAACCTATTTAACACTGGAAAGGTAACGGGGCTATCACCTACAGGATCTATCAAACCCAGGCAAACGACACAGAAAAACAGACTGCAAACGGTCAAAACGAACAGGCCAAAATCTTATATTCTAAAGAGAGAGAAGGCAATGAAATCAAGCAAAGGATCCACATTCCGTAAAAAGGT
It contains:
- the LOC121235922 gene encoding RNA pseudouridine synthase 3, mitochondrial isoform X1 — translated: MWKTIFHRLVIIRHYSRISPPPPAYAESVIRVSNNIAKLGGPKEGPKPRQLLSLPPFPSHPLPVKNSASGQPGRVTAISWVKYYFDEIPGSAISCHFNKGLVQMECPCSKDSYVDEEGQMKPMRKIKHNEVMEAGARVYIPVSVAETRISKRFDTIPSGTLYPNADEIQYLQRLVKYKDYAIIVLNKPPKLPVKGNLPVHNSMDALAAAALSYDYDEGPKLVHRLDREQSGLLLMGRTKESVDHLQWLFSDVNKANSSCKAWNDACEATYQRYWALVIGSPREKEGLICAPLTKVLLNDGKTERVILAHQSGLEACQEAITEYRVLGPVINGCSWIELRPLTSRKHQLRVHCAEALGTPIVGDYKYGWFVHKRWKQMPRADIEPTTGKSYKLRRPEGLDVQKGSVLSKVPLLHLHCRELVLPNIAKFLPVLNQKSENLHPALSSRPDLLRFVASMPSHMKISWNLMSSYLV
- the LOC121235922 gene encoding RNA pseudouridine synthase 3, mitochondrial isoform X2; protein product: MEAGARVYIPVSVAETRISKRFDTIPSGTLYPNADEIQYLQRLVKYKDYAIIVLNKPPKLPVKGNLPVHNSMDALAAAALSYDYDEGPKLVHRLDREQSGLLLMGRTKESVDHLQWLFSDVNKANSSCKAWNDACEATYQRYWALVIGSPREKEGLICAPLTKVLLNDGKTERVILAHQSGLEACQEAITEYRVLGPVINGCSWIELRPLTSRKHQLRVHCAEALGTPIVGDYKYGWFVHKRWKQMPRADIEPTTGKSYKLRRPEGLDVQKGSVLSKVPLLHLHCRELVLPNIAKFLPVLNQKSENLHPALSSRPDLLRFVASMPSHMKISWNLMSSYLV